One genomic segment of Podarcis raffonei isolate rPodRaf1 chromosome 7, rPodRaf1.pri, whole genome shotgun sequence includes these proteins:
- the FAM110B gene encoding protein FAM110B, with protein sequence MPTETLQTGSMVKPVSPAITFTSAVPLRILNKGPDYFRRQAEPNPKRLSAVERLEADKAKYVKSQEVINAKQEPVKPAVLPKPPVCPAAKRALGSPTLKVFSNNAKTESGVQRENLKLEILKNIINSSEGSSSGSGHKHSSRNWPPHKSDSGDLNRHSFAESLKVYPTQGRSSPQESNSNVGRRLLGQSPESFLHVSHSSSDIRKVSSGKTLKAIPCSSSAPPLPPKPKIAAITTLKSPEMDTVESSCGVSRRPSLQRSKSDLSDRYFRVDADVERFFNYCGLDPEELENLGMENFARANSDIISLNFRSASMISSDCEQSQDSNSDLRNDDSANDRVPYGISAIERNARIIKWLYSIKQARESQKVSHV encoded by the coding sequence ATGCCTACAGAAACACTACAGACAGGTAGCATGGTGAAACCTGTCAGCCCTGCCATCACTTTCACTTCAGCCGTTCCACTCCGCATTCTAAACAAAGGACCTGACTATTTTCGCAGGCAAGCAGAGCCTAACCCAAAAAGACTTAGTGCCGTGGAGAGGCTGGAAGCTGACAAGGCAAAATATGTTAAGAGCCAAGAGGTCATCAACGCCAAACAAGAGCCTGTGAAACCAGCAGTGCTTCCCAAGCCGCCAGTGTGTCCTGCAGCCAAGCGGGCTTTGGGCAGCCCTACCTTGAAAGTGTTTAGCAACAATGCAAAGACTGAGAGTGGTGTCCAAAGGGAGAATCTGAAGCTAGAGATTTTGAAAAACATAATCAATAGCTCAGAGGGCTCTAGTTCAGGTTCGGGTCACAAACATAGTTCACGAAACTGGCCTCCCCACAAATCCGATTCAGGAGACCTTAACCGGCATTCGTTTGCAGAATCCTTAAAGGTTTACCCCACCCAAGGCCGTAGCAGTCCTCAAGAAAGCAACTCCAATGTGGGTAGAAGGCTATTGGGACAGTCGCCAGAGTCATTCTTGCACGTTTCCCATAGCTCATCAGACATTAGGAAAGTATCTAGTGGCAAAACCTTAAAAGCAATACCGTGCAGTAGTTCAGCTCCACCTCTCCCTCCCAAACCCAAAATTGCTGCCATCACCACGCTGAAATCACCAGAGATGGACACAGTAGAATCCAGCTGTGGAGTCAGTAGACGACCTTCTCTACAGCGATCTAAGTCAGACTTAAGTGACAGATACTTTCGAGTTGATGCAGATGTTGAAAGATTCTTTAACTACTGTGGACTGGATCCTGAAGAACTTGAAAATCTTGGGATGGAAAATTTTGCAAGGGCTAACTCTGATATTATCTCTCTCAATTTTCGCAGTGCAAGTATGATCAGTTCAGACTGTGAACAGTCTCAGGACAGCAACAGTGACCTTAGAAACGATGATAGTGCCAATGACCGCGTGCCATATGGCATTTCTGCAATCGAAAGAAATGCCAGAATCATCAAGTGGTTATACAGCATCAAGCAAGCTAGAGAGTCACAGAAAGTGTCCCATGTGTGA